A single region of the Musa acuminata AAA Group cultivar baxijiao chromosome BXJ1-11, Cavendish_Baxijiao_AAA, whole genome shotgun sequence genome encodes:
- the LOC135583377 gene encoding paired amphipathic helix protein Sin3-like 4 isoform X6: MGSQLKRPNVPRADLSGQTHMPPAPAVGTTPKLTTNDALAYLKAVKDVFQDKREKYDEFLEVMKDFKSQRIDTNGVIMRVKELFKGHLDLILGFNTFLPKGYEIKQPEDKKPVEFEEAITFVNKIKNRFQNDDRVYKSFLDILNMYRREDKSIHEVYQEVAALFQNHQDLLEEFIHFLPDASATFAPQHAYSGRGFVRRDDRSFLMPAVRNVYADKREAAYMSRTDRDSSVDCLDTEHGRQKRRAEKETDKKEDRDKRDHERDEDSEHDCGDLENSECRHKISSRRVDDSIDEPMQQGGDRAKNIGIYSFSVSSFDDKNALKSVYTREFNFCEKVKEKLYPDTYQEFLKCLHIYSKEIINRTELKNLVSDILGKFPDLMEGFNEFLAHCENIDGFLEGVFRKRHMARPVKIEDRDRERECEMDEQEKVHERRERNKEGDRVDKGALFNSRDGTSHKSSLLSSKEKYNICKPISELDLSNCQRCTPSYRLLPKNYSIPPASHRTELGASVLNDVWVSVTSGSEDYSFKHMRKNQYEESLFRCEDDRFELDMLLESVNATTKLVEDLLEMMQDPVKSENPFRVEDHLTSLHLRCIERLYGDHGLDVMDVLRKNASLALPVILTRLKQKQEEWFRCRSDFNKVWAEIYAKNYHKSLDHRSFYFKQQDSKSLSTKALLAEIKDINDKMKKEDDVLLAIAGRNRRPIVPTMEFEYIDMDIHEDLYRIIKYSCGEVCTFSDQLDKVMKIWTTILEPLFGVQPRNQGVKSLQDVKPKSHAVKTIMPGLGESNGNPGAYNTKQCNGDQNIPSEQAPSFTTKSADGDTTVTENGFYDTIQATNCGENICSSPLQGRVQCCASVADEMPEITVPDSVAGRAEQSHNKISQEIASGVSCGSIRTGHCGTETLVEARATNENLPYSEIYECSIQPS, encoded by the exons ATGGGTTCTCAGCTCAAGCGGCCCAACGTTCCCCGAGCCGATCT GTCCGGGCAAACCCATATGCCGCCGGCTCCAGCAGTTGGTACCACTCCCAAGCTCACCACCAACGATGCCCTAGCCTACCTGAAGGCTGTCAAGGATGTCTTTCAAGACAAAAGGGAAAAATATGATGAATTCCTTGaagtcatgaaagacttcaagagcCAGAG GATTGACACTAATGGGGTTATTATGAGGGTGAAGGAATTATTTAAGGGGCATCTGGATTTGATATTGGGTTTTAATACCTTCTTGCCCAAGGGATATGAGATTAAGCAACCAGAAGACAAGAAACCAGTTGAATTTGAGGAAGCAATCACCTTTGTTAACAAAATTAAG AATCGTTTCCAGAATGATGATCGTGTTTACAAGTCATTCttggatattttaaatatgtaccGAAGGGAGGATAAGTCAATCCATGAGGTCTACCAAGAG GTTGCAGCTCTCTTTCAGAATCATCAAGATTTGCTCGAAGAATTTATACATTTTTTACCTGATGCCTCGGCGACATTTGCCCCACAACATGCATATTCTGGTCGAGGCTTTGTGCGCCGAGATGACAGGAGCTTTCTGATGCCAGCAGTAAGGAATGTTTATGCGGATAAG AGGGAGGCAGCATATATGTCACGTACCGATCGTGACTCTAGTGTTGATTGTCTTGATACAGAGCATGGTAGGCAGAAAAGACGTGCAGAGAAGGAAACGGATAAGAAGGAAGACAGGGACAAGAGAGACCACGAACGAGATGAGGACTCAGAGCATGATTGTGGAGATTTAGAAAATTCAGAGTGTAGGCATAAAATTTCATCTAGAAGGGTGGATGACTCTATTGATGAGCCGATGCAACAAGGAGGTGATCGTGCCAAGAATATTGGCATctatagtttttcagtttcatcaTTTGATGATAAGAATGCTTTGAAGA GTGTATATACCCGAGAATTTAACTTTTGCGAGAAAGTCAAGGAGAAGTTGTATCCTGATACATACCAGGAATTTTTGAAATGCCTTCACATATATAGCAAAGAAATAATAAACAGAACAGAATTAAAGAATCTG GTAAGTGATATCCTGGGGAAGTTTCCTGATCTCATGGAAGGTTTCAATGAATTTTTGGCCCATTGTGAGAATATAG ATGGATTTCTTGAAGGCGTATTCAGAAAAA GACATATGGCTCGACCAGTTAAGATAGAGGATAGAGACAGAGAAAGGGAGTGTGAAATGGATGAGCAGGAGAAAGTTCATGAAAGGAGGGAGAGAAATAAGGAAGGAGACAGGGTTGATAAAGGTGCTCTTTTCAATTCTAGGGATGGGACCTCTCACAAGTCTTCTTTGCTATCGagcaaagaaaaatataatatatgtaaACCAATTTCAGAGCTTGACCTCTCAAATTGTCAACGTTGTACCCCAAGTTATCGTCTTCTGCCAAAAAAT TATTCAATCCCTCCTGCTAGCCACAGGACTGAACTTGGAGCATCAGTCTTAAATGATGTATGGGTGTCAGTGACTTCTGGAAGTGAGGATTATTCCTTCAAGCACATGCGCAAAAACCAATATGAAGAAAGCTTATTTAGATGCGAAGACGATAG ATTTGAGCTGGATATGTTATTGGAATCGGTTAATGCGACCACTAAGCTAGTGGAGGACTTGCTAGAAATGATGCAAGACCCTGTCAAATCAGAGAATCCATTTCGTGTTGAAGATCACCTTACTT CTTTGCATTTGAGATGCATTGAGCGATTATATGGAGATCATGGACTTGATGTCATGGATGTGCTTCGGAAGAATGCTAGCCTTGCATTGCCAGTCATATTAACCCGCCTAAAGCAAAAGCAAGAGGAATGGTTTAGGTGCCGTTCAGATTTTAATAAAGTTTGGGCAGAAATATATGCTAAAAACTATCATAAATCGCTGGACCATCGTAGTTTCTATTTCAAGCAACAGGATTCAAAGAGCTTGAGCACAAAAG CTTTGCTGGCTGAGATCAAAGATATAAATGACAAGATGAAGAAGGAGGATGACGTTCTTCTTGCCATTGCTGGTAGAAACAGGCGTCCCATAGTTCCCACTATGGAATTTGAGTATATAGACATGGATATTCATGAGGATTTATATCGGATCATTAAATATTCATGTGGCGAAGTTTGCACATTTTCTGATCAGTTGGACAAAGTCATGAAGATATGGACTACCATTTTGGAGCCCCTATTTGGTGTTCAACCTCGAAACCAAGGAGTAAAAAGTTTGCAAGATGTGAAGCCTAAGAGTCATGCTGTCAAAACCATTATGCCAGGTTTGGGTGAAAGCAATGGGAATCCTGGTGCTTATAATACCAAACAATGTAATGGTGATCAGAACATTCCATCTGAACAAGCACCTTCATTCACGACTAAGTCAGCTGATGGGGACACAACAGTTACTGAAAATGGATTTTATGACACAATTCAAGCCACTAACTGTGGTGAAAATATTTGTAGTAGTCCACTTCAAGGAAGAGTGCAATGTTGTGCTTCTGTGGCTGATGAAATGCCTGAGATAACTGTGCCAGATTCTGTTGCTGGTAGAGCTGAACAAAGTCACAATAAAATAAGCCAGGAGATTGCATCAG GGGTTAGCTGTGGATCTATAAGAACTGGCCATTGTGGAACAGAGACACTAGTTGAAGCTCGGGCTACTAATGAGAATTTGCCATATTCAGAG ATTTATGAGTGCTCTATTCAACCTTCTTGA